From Coffea arabica cultivar ET-39 chromosome 10e, Coffea Arabica ET-39 HiFi, whole genome shotgun sequence, one genomic window encodes:
- the LOC113711577 gene encoding uncharacterized protein: MGSKAKAMGSRLTPLLTTVLVVFLALGLPSETAADYYKYSSPPPPYHYSSPPPPMHSPPPPPVYKSPPPPYHYSSPPPPVYSFPPPLPIYKSPPPPYHYSSPPPPVHSPPPPPVYKSPPPPYQYSSPPPPVHSPPPPPVYKSPPPPYHYSSPPLPVHSPPPSPIYKSPPPPYQYSSPPPPLHSPPPPPIYKSPLPPLPVYKSPPPPYHYSSPPPPVHSPPPPPVYKSPPPPPPVYKSPPPPYHYSSPPPPVHSPPPPPVYKSPPPPPPVYKSPPPPYHYSSPPTPVHSPPSPPVYKSPPPPYHYSSPPSPVNSPPPPPVYKSPPPPLPIYKSPPPPYHYSSPPPPVHSPLPPPDRE; this comes from the exons ATGGggagcaaagcaaaagcaatgGGGTCTAGGCTGACTCCTCTTCTTACCACCGTTTTAGTGGTATTTCTTGCTCTTGGCTTGCCTTCAGAAACTGCAGCTGATTACTACAAGTATtcatctcctcctcctccttacCATTATTCCTCACCACCACCTCCTATGCATTCACCCCCACCACCGCCAGTTTATAAGTCACCCCCACCACCTTACCACTACTCCTCACCGCCACCTCCAGTGTATTCATTTCCACCACCTTTGCCAATATACAAGTCTCCGCCACCACCTTACCATTATTCCTCACCACCACCCCCAGTGCATTCACCCCCACCACCACCAGTTTACAAGTCTCCCCCACCACCTTACCAGTATTCCTCACCACCACCTCCGGTGCAttcaccaccacctcctccagTTTACAAGTCCCCGCCACCACCTTACCATTATTCCTCACCACCACTTCCAGTGCATTCACCTCCACCATCACCGATTTACAAGTCTCCACCACCACCTTACCAATATTCCTCACCACCACCTCCACTGCATtcacctccaccaccaccgATTTACAAGTCACCTCTACCGCCTCTTCCAGTTTACAAGTCTCCGCCACCACCTTACCACTATTCCTCACCACCACCTCCGGTGCATtcacctccaccaccaccgGTTTACAAGTCacctccaccacctcctccaGTTTACAAGTCCCCGCCACCACCTTACCATTATTCCTCACCACCACCTCCGGTGCATtcacctccaccaccaccgGTTTACAAGtcacctccaccaccacctccagtTTACAAGTCCCCGCCACCACCTTACCATTATTCCTCACCACCAACTCCAGTGCATTCACCCCCATCACCACCAGTTTACAAGTCTCCGCCACCACCTTACCATTATTCCTCACCACCATCTCCGGTAAATtcacctccaccaccaccgGTTTACAAGTCACCTCCACCACCTCTTCCAATTTACAAGTCCCCGCCACCACCTTACCACTATTCCTCACCACCACCTCCAGTGCATTCACCCCTACCACCACctgatagg gaatga